Genomic DNA from Setaria italica strain Yugu1 chromosome V, Setaria_italica_v2.0, whole genome shotgun sequence:
GCGTCACCGGCCGCGCTCAACTTTCACGGAGAGGATCAGATCCCCTCGTGGGCCGTTGATTAAGTTACCGATGCACCGTACGCCCGCACCTAGTGGCGTACACgtacacgcacgcacgcactccgctcctccctctctgTCTAGCCTCTTCCATGCAacgttctctctctctctctctctctctctggatcTCCTGCACCGTGTCACGCCGAGCGATCCGTTAGTACGGGGAAGCCTTGTCttgttgcaggcttgcagcgcCATGGCATGCTACTGCCGCCGGGAGGATCGGATCGGGGCGAGGTGGGCAACCGGCTACGGCCTACCAGTCTCTGCCGGCCAAAGTTGCCGCGCGCACTGCGAAAAAGATGAGaggaaaaagggtcggacgtGAGGTGTTTTCACCGTTCCTGCCCCTCGTGCCACGGAGCATCTCCGTCCGTTCCTTTTACACGACATGACACGTCGGACACTGCAGGCGCCCGGGGGACCTCGCTTTGCATTTTTGCGTTTGCATTCCATGCACGCCCAAACCCTGCCACGACCGAGGACAGGCGTACGTGCAAATCACACGCACCTTCTGGCTGACTTTTGTATCTTTGCAGACAAAGTACTCGCGCACAATGACAGCAGTTGTCGATCACGTACGGGTACGATTAGTAGATTACCATGTGTTTCTTTACTCTTGTTTACGTCCATCACATGCAGCTGGGGTGGTACTGCAGGTGTGGCGCGCACTGCGACGACCACGCCTCAGTACACGAGAGACGACGTCACTGCGGCCACTTGATTATAGTACAATACAGCACCGGCGGCAGCTTCCTCGCCTTTTTGAACTGATCCTGCCGCTTTTTGAACGCCGGGCATCTCCTTGCCAAACGCCATCCATCTCTTGCTCTTAGATTTGGATCGCAGTGCAATTGTTTAATCCTGTAGTTTCTTAAAATAAAACAATGCAACCCTTTGGTTGCATCTAGGTCCAGCGTTTGTGCAAGCATGTTGCTACCATCAGTTGCAAGTGCAACAAAAAAACCAGCAATATTGTTACTAGTGCGAGAGGCCCCCCTCTGAGAATTCTTGCATCTTTCCGGCCGGGGCACCGTGTCTTTTGTCTGCTACTGCGGATATccccctccctttctttttatTCCGAACCCGCCCCTGCCCACACCACGCTCTCCCGTTTCCCTCTCTTATTCAAACTTGGGAGCTCCCCCTCTTTTTTaacgccgccgctccccgacCCTCGCGCACCTCACTTCCCTCCTTCAGTTACCACTGCTCTGCTCCGCTCGGCCTGGTTTggagcgcgcgccgccgcttaGCGAGGTCTGCTCTCTCTTTCCCGGCAGGCGGGGTCGCAGGTGGGCTGCGAATTCCGGGGGATGGGCAAGGCGTCGAGGTGGTTCCGCAGCTTGCTAggcgggggagggaggaaggaccAGCAGAGGCGGGCGtccaccgcgccggcgccggggagcgCGGCTTGCGCGCCGCCCGCGGACAGGAAGCGCTGGAGCTTCGCGAGGTCGTCGCGGGACTCttcggaggccgcggcggcggcggcagatagGGCGAAGGAGACCGAGGGGTCCGTGAGGGGCGGCGGCAACGCGGCGatcgcgcgggcggcggaggcggcgtggctCAAGTCGCTCTACAGCGACACGGAGCGGGAGCAGAGCAAGCACGCCATCGCggtcgccgcggccaccgcggccgcggcggacgcggccgtggccgccgcgcaGGCCGCCGTCGAGGTCGTGCGCCTCACCAGCCAGGGCcccggcttcggcggcggcgggggcgccgtgCTGGACCCCcgtggccgcgccggcgccgcagtcAAGATCCAGACGGCATTCAGAGGCTTCCTGGTGAGTAGTCACCGAAAAGACTTCTTCTCCTTTGCATCCCTTCTTGATCCATTCGTCTTCTTTGGTCACCACAGGAACACAGGGGACCATGCGACAGTCAGCTGGTTCTGATTACTGTGCACTGTTCATTCAAGATTCTTTTAAATTCCTTTTTTTGGGTTCATGTGCATTCTTATCTTTTGCACAGAAATATCGAAATTCGCGCAAAGCTAAACCAATTGCTAATCCTCTTGCTATCACGAATCCTTGCAGGCGAAGAAGGCGCTGAGGGCGCTCAAAGCTCTAGTGAAGCTGCAGGCGCTGGTGCGCGGTTACCTGGTGCGGaagcaggcggcggccgcgctgcAGAGCATGCATGCGCTCGTCCGGGCTCAGGCCGCAgtccgcgccgcgcgcggccgcgccgtgCCACAGCTCCCACCGCTCCACAGCCACCCTCCCGTCCGGCCGCGCTTCTCACTGGTAAGTCAACAGAGCAATCCTTTCTCTTTCAGTTGAAGCAAAGCATGGGCATGGTGCTGCTGCACTGATGTCTTCCTCGTCGTCCGAGGTCCTGTCGTCCTCTAACGAAATCCATGCCGGTTCCTTGTGTCGGCAGCAAGAGCGGTACGCGGACGACACGCGGAGCGAGCACGGCGTGGCGGCGTACAGCCGGCGCCTGTCGGCGAGCATCGAGTCGGCGTCCTACGGCGGGTACGACCGGAGCCCCAAGATCGTGGAGATGGACACCGGGCGTCCCCGGTCGCGCGCGTCGTCCCTGCGCACCGTCGACGACGAGTGGTGGGCGGCGCAGTCGGTGTCGTCGCCGCTGCTGCCATgcggcctccccggcggcgcggcgcccccGCGCATCGCGGTGCCGAGCTCGCGCCACTTCCCGGACTACGAGTGGTGCGCGCCGGAGAAGccccggccggcgacggcgcagtGCACGCCCCGGTGCGCCGCCCCGTACCTCGCGCCGCCGACCCCTGCCAAGAGCgtgtgcggcggcagcggcagcgcgggcGCCGGCATCTACCTCGCGTCGCCCAACTGCCCCGGGTACATGTCGAGCACGCAGTCGTCGGAGGCCAAGTCCCGGTCGCAGAGCGCGCCGAAGCAGCGGCCGGAGCAGCAGCCGCGGAAGCGGGTGCCGCTGAGCGAGGTGGTCCTGGAGCCCCGCGCGAGCCTGAGCGGCGTGGGCATGCAGAAGCCGTGCGGCCGCGCGGCGCTGGAGGCGTTCGACTTCCGCGCCGCCGTGGTGAGCCGCTTCGAGCGGCCGCCGGACAGCGACATGTTCTTGCAGAGGAGGTGGTGAATCGGGTCGATGAAGCCGCCTGGCTTGTGATATCCATGGCAAAATGGTTAATTAGTGCTGCTAATAGGGATTAGATTCTCATTAATTCCTTGCTATCTTCATCTCGCCGTATGCGACCTTTGTTCCTCTCTGGCTTTCGCTACTGTTCTTGCTTACAAATAAGTGTGGGGCAAGTAGGGagatttcatttcattttcatttttcttcgTAGTAGCGCACTCGGACCAGTTGTACATTCCACCATCTCCTATCAAGAGAAACTCTGCTTCGTTTCGAAATCGAATCAGCGTTGCAACAAGGATCCTATCATATAGCATTTAAAATTTGAAACGGTCGTGGGGTTTGATTCCACGCGCGTCTGGTTGACAGTGACCTACGGATCCGATCTCGTCCCTAAAGAGTTCCGAGGGAATCAGGACGTTTTCGAACCGGAAAGCACGTAGCTGATGTCCGACataaaactccaaaaagagcaaGGCAACAACGATGAGCCAGAGCCACGCCCCGCGGTTTTGATCGACGCGAGATGGGGGGTTGCCTTGCCTCCCTGCCGGCTGCCGGGCGGGAGTGGCGCGCATGTGCCCAGTGCCCATGTGGGCGGCCGGGGCCAGGAGAACACACGCACTGTGGAGGCGAGGCGACACCCCCGATCGCGTCCGGTccacgccccggccccggccccggccccggcctgGGTGCTCCCCAGCGGCCTCTCCGCTCATCACCACGCCGGAAGAGTTTCTCCGTCGCACTGTGCCGCCTCCGTGGTGGTTTGGCGTGACCAAATTCCACGGTGAGGCGTACGCTGATATGGAGTAAGATTAGTCACGtcacatgcaatgcaatggtgTGATTGAGTCACGCCACACCGATTGGCGCGACGGAGACAGTGGGAGAGAAAAAAACCGACACGGGCGCTGAGGCTTGGGGAGGTTCTGCTGCTGTGGCTCTATCTGCTCTCCAACTTCTCTCTGTGCAGGCTACATGCTGGCGTCTATCTCTCTTCTTTCtatggtgcatgcatgcatctgcTTCACCTCATTTTTTGCATAAGGAAAGCATACTCCGTATGAATCTGCACAACTAGTAGTGCCAACTCTAGGAGCCTCTGACTATAAACATTAATCTCATATACGTTAAATTAGGTTGGACAGGCAATTCTGGGcgaggtaaaaaaaaattctattttttttcacgAAATCTATGCACTATATGAAAAATTGCACTTTCTATTCATTTATGCAAATGTAGCAATGCAAGATTGGATTTAGGGGTTCTACTCGTTTATGCAAATGTAGCACTTTAGCGAGATTGGATTCAGGGACTGCTTGGATAACCCTAGACCAGCGTTAGgtataaaaaaattaagaacaaatagatattttttttgtatAAAAATTAATGGTCCATGCGTCACACCAGTCACCCTTTCTATTACAAAAAAGGTTTTGATTGAGACGTGTACCATCAGTTCCTATATATATTCCATAAATCTCAGCACTAATAAATAAATGTGTGATCTTTCCCTCTCTAGGATAGTAAAATGATCGCCAATGAAGCAAAGCTGCACATGATGATGTATTACGTTCGGAGAGAGATTGAGAGGGGTCGTGCCTGCATGCGCcataaaaaaacagagagatgCCAGCATGCAGAGAGAAGATGGAGAGCAGGCAGCCAGGCAAAACTGCAGACCTGAACCCCAAGCCCCACCCCAAGCCTTGGCGCCTGTGTCACTTTTTGATGTGCTATTTACAAAGGCTCAGTCGCGCCATCCGGTGTCAGCAAATCATGATTAATCTCAGGAGGTTTGATACCagcagctaaactttagcaggattATATTAGATATTCGGATCCTAATTAAATATTCGgatcctaattaggaggattatattaaatataagctaattataaaattaattgtagaacCTCTaaactaattcacgagatgaatctattaagcctaatttatCCAATATTaacaatggttactgtagcaccacactgtcaaatcatggactaattaggcttattaGATTCGTTCCACGAATTAGACTcgatctgtgtaattagttttataattagactatatttaatactcctaattagtatcaaacatccgatgtgatgagtggtaaagtttagcacatgggaactaaacacccccttattccATGTTAGCATGTGTGCCACGATTTGGTCACGTCAAATCATATGGCGTGACTCAAGTATTAGCCACGACAAACGGCTTGACGTGGCTAAAAGggttaattttttaaaaatagattGACGTGAGTTATTTTTAGAATATTAAttttaaaagggttaaaataaaaaaatcctgaGCGCTCCCCGGCAGCccctccgctcccctcctcATCTCTCGCCGGAAGAGTTTCTCCGGCGCACTGTGCCGCCTCTCGCTCTCTGGTGCGCTCCGATCTGTGCGGTCACATTTTGTCTCCTACTCTGGAACGTACATTTCCTGGATCAAGACGCAACAAATTAGCAACGGTGAATCTTTTGCCAAACATGGCCAGTTAAAACAATCTACCGCCATGATTTCATTTCAAATAAACGATGCAAACATGTACGGGGGGCCGTGGTCCATCGACGGATATGGATCATTGGATCCCTGtgaattaagggggtgtttggataccccatgctaaagtttagcacatgtcacatcggatgtttggatgctaattaggagtattaaatatagactaattacaaaactaattgcacagatggagtctaattcgcgagacgaatctattaagcctaattagtccatgatttgacaatgtagtgctacagtaaccatttgctaatgatggattaattaggcttaatagattcgtctcgcgaaatagcataggggttctgcaattagttttataattagctcatatttagtcctcataattagcatctgaacatccgatgtgacactgctgcCGTGGCGTCGCGTATTTATGGGTACGTGGACACTAGACGGGGAAGAGggggggcggccggccgggggaaGGGGATGAGGCAGTCCTAGAAACTGTGCGGCGAGCTGACCACACAAGCAAAGCAACAAGGAAGTGATGGGGTTCCA
This window encodes:
- the LOC101775005 gene encoding uncharacterized protein LOC101775005, which codes for MGKASRWFRSLLGGGGRKDQQRRASTAPAPGSAACAPPADRKRWSFARSSRDSSEAAAAAADRAKETEGSVRGGGNAAIARAAEAAWLKSLYSDTEREQSKHAIAVAAATAAAADAAVAAAQAAVEVVRLTSQGPGFGGGGGAVLDPRGRAGAAVKIQTAFRGFLAKKALRALKALVKLQALVRGYLVRKQAAAALQSMHALVRAQAAVRAARGRAVPQLPPLHSHPPVRPRFSLQERYADDTRSEHGVAAYSRRLSASIESASYGGYDRSPKIVEMDTGRPRSRASSLRTVDDEWWAAQSVSSPLLPCGLPGGAAPPRIAVPSSRHFPDYEWCAPEKPRPATAQCTPRCAAPYLAPPTPAKSVCGGSGSAGAGIYLASPNCPGYMSSTQSSEAKSRSQSAPKQRPEQQPRKRVPLSEVVLEPRASLSGVGMQKPCGRAALEAFDFRAAVVSRFERPPDSDMFLQRRW